DNA from Leucoraja erinacea ecotype New England chromosome 39, Leri_hhj_1, whole genome shotgun sequence:
accaagtgaaggttgcaatctcccaccccctcgtgtgtgtaggatagtgttagtgtgctggggatTACAggttggtgtgaactcggtgggctgaagggcctgttcctgcgctgtatctctaaactaaaactaaacatcacgGCCTGATGTCTTAATTATAGAACTGTTTATTTTGAAACCATTTATAGCAGTGCCAAGTTTAATCAACCAAGAATGGGTGGAGAGGAAATGGGCATCAACATTTCGACAGACACATGCACAGGCTGGGAATAGAGAGACACACTCCACATGCAGGAACCTGGGATTAATTAGagtggcatcatggttggcacggactcagtgggccgaaggtcctgatcCTGCATTGTCCTGGTCTATATTAGAGGTGTTGAGTTGTATTCTTCATGGCGTGGCATGGCAGTGAGCAGTGCCCGTCAGCTTCCTTCACCCTCCTGCATGTCCTCCTCTCGGAGAATGATAGGCTTGAACTTTAATTCAAACAGTCTCTCGTTCTCAGCCGAGTGGAGGTCCTGTGGTGTGACGGTCCGCAGCTCAGCGGGGAGGTGGGCAAACTCGTCGTCATTGATGTCCCAGTCCTTTCATCTTGGAGACGAGCACCCACCATTTGCCCAGGAAGCCCAGGTCTAAAACCCGGTCTGGAAAGTCCGACCATCTTGGCCTCAGGTACTCGCAATGCGCGCCGTAGATGCTGGTGTCCGGGTCGTAGGGGGCCGTGTACACCAGGGAGAAGACGCCCAAACTCACGTGCCGGAGACGACCCTGGGTTTTAATTGTTACCAGCTTCTGGATGTGCCGGTCTGCGTGGCAACTACGGACCAAGGGTGACAGCACCAGAAGCTGGTTGGAGGACTCCAACAGAGACTCCTGGAAGGATTTTTCGGAGGGGTTGTAGTAGGCGCAGGTGGCAGCCCCCCCCAGCAGGAGGCAGTAAAGGGATGCCTTCCACGGATTATCCCTTGCCCCCACGACAATCTCTTTACACGCCTCTCGATAATCAGCAACTAGACTCCACATCCACACACCTGCAGGAGCATGAAATAATGTATGAAAACCACACTTTGTCCCAATGA
Protein-coding regions in this window:
- the timm29 gene encoding LOW QUALITY PROTEIN: mitochondrial import inner membrane translocase subunit Tim29 (The sequence of the model RefSeq protein was modified relative to this genomic sequence to represent the inferred CDS: deleted 1 base in 1 codon), whose translation is MAAVWRRLAEAAAVPGRPGLWARFTATATATAAAARPELRARLRDSRVGVWMWSLVADYREACKEIVVGARDNPWKASLYCLLLGGAATCAYYNPSEKSFQESLLESSNQLLVLSPLVRSCHADRHIQKLVTIKTQGRLRHVSLGVFSLVYTAPYDPDTSIYGAHCEYLRPRWSDFPDRVLDLGFLGKWWVLVSKMKDWDINDDEFAHLPAELRTVTPQDLHSAENERLFELKFKPIILREEDMQEGEGS